One part of the Aspergillus luchuensis IFO 4308 DNA, chromosome 5, nearly complete sequence genome encodes these proteins:
- a CDS encoding MOSC domain-containing protein (COG:S;~EggNog:ENOG410PPWU;~InterPro:IPR005302,IPR011037;~PFAM:PF03473;~go_function: GO:0003824 - catalytic activity [Evidence IEA];~go_function: GO:0030151 - molybdenum ion binding [Evidence IEA];~go_function: GO:0030170 - pyridoxal phosphate binding [Evidence IEA]) → MSTTTTTTTSTTTLTGTTTLPRVLSVSKSPTHTTSKTPVPSITLLPNHGVSGDCHAGKTTQHTTGSTTASNLRQIHLLPIESLRHISSTSFKGTKPLTPGGIGENVTTEGIELGNLPPGTEIHFGNQDDGAVVVITSVREPGPGLDRVRPGLREAFRGVRKGWWGVLGVVVKGGEVRGGMGVRVVVK, encoded by the coding sequence ATGTCcacaactaccaccaccactacatccacaacaacccTAACAGGGACAACCACCCTCCCTCGCgtcctctccgtctccaaATCccccacccacaccacctccaaaaCCCCAGTACCATCAATAACTCTTCTCCCCAACCACGGCGTCAGCGGCGACTGCCACGCGGGCAAAACCACCCAGCACACCACCGGCAGCACTACAGCCAGCAACctccgccaaatccacctcctccccatcgaATCTCTCCGTCACatttcctccacctccttcaaGGGCACCAAGCCCCTCACTCCGGGTGGAATCGGCGAGAACGTGACGACGGAGGGCATCGAGTTGGGGAATCTACCTCCTGGCACGGAGATACACTTTGGGAATCAGGATGATGGGGCAGTGGTGGTAATTACGAGTGTGAGAGAGCCTGGACCGGGATTGGATCGAGTGAGAcctgggttgagggaggcgTTTCGGGGGGTCAGGAAGGGCTGGTGGGGGGTTTTGGGAGTGGTTGTGAAAGGTGGGGAGGTTAGGGGGGGTATGGGGGTTAGGGTTGTGGTGAAGTAG
- a CDS encoding catalase (COG:P;~EggNog:ENOG410PHB8;~InterPro:IPR018028,IPR011614,IPR024708,IPR020835, IPR024711,IPR037060,IPR010582;~PFAM:PF00199,PF06628;~go_function: GO:0004096 - catalase activity [Evidence IEA];~go_function: GO:0020037 - heme binding [Evidence IEA];~go_process: GO:0006979 - response to oxidative stress [Evidence IEA];~go_process: GO:0055114 - oxidation-reduction process [Evidence IEA]), producing the protein MDQRYYTLAEGCPYASNASSVQLRSGNGGLLLMQDTQLIETLSHFARERIPERVVHAKAAGAYGEFTCTHDCSDITSASFLSEIGKTTELLLRVSTVGPEAGSADTLRDVHGWAMKLYTDEGNLDWVFNNTPVFFIRDPLKFPSLNRSHKRNPQSHLPDPNMFWDFHAGNPEGFHQLLHLFSDRGTPASLRHINAYSGHTYKFTLKDGSFKYVKFHIKTTQGIKNLTKEESVRMAGENPDFLIQDLFEAIERKDYPTWNVYVQVMSPEQAENYRWNIFDMTKVWPHSDFPLRQIGTMKLNRNPRNYFTDIEQAAFSPSNMVPGVAPSADPMLQARMFSYPDAARYRVGTNYQQLPTNAAKTQVYCPYQRDGQMNFSDNYGADPNYVGSSLKPIKFYQDVKGQAPQAVSTLTEHEKWVGQVSNFQYGLYEDDFVQARGLWKVIGKEEGHQERFFGNVAVHLGQVWSDKLRGRVYELFSMVDPGLGEGVKKATEEVVRKRESKK; encoded by the exons ATGGATCAACGCTACTATACCCTCGCCGAAG GCTGCCCCTACGCCAGCAACGCCAGTTCGGTGCAGTTGCGCAGCGGCAATGGCGGCCTGCTTCTAATGCAGGATACCCAGCTCATTGAGACTCTCTCTCACTTTGCTCGTGAGCGGATTCCAGAGCG CGTAGTCCACGCCAAAGCAGCCGG CGCATACGGCGAATTCACCTGCACCCACGACTGCTCCGACATCACCTCCGCCAGCTTCCTCAGCGAAATTGGCAAAACCACAGAGCTACTCCTGCGCGTCTCGACCGTTGGTCCGGAGGCTGGATCGGCCGATACCCTGCGTGATGTGCATGGCTGGGCGATGAAGCTTTATACGGATGAGGGGAATTTGGATTGGGTGTTCAATAATACG CCCGTCTTTTTCATTCGCGATCCGCTCAAGTTCCCGTCGCTGAATCGGTCTCATAAGCGGAATCCGCAGTCGCATTTGCCGGACCCGAATATg TTTTGGGA CTTCCACGCCGGAAACCCAGAAGGGTTCCAtcagctcctccatctcttcagtGATCGAGGCACCCCTGCGTCTTTGAGACATATAAATGCCTACAGTGGACATACCTACAAATTCACCCTCAAG GATGGCTCCTTCAAATACGTCAAATTCCATATCAAAACCACTCAGGGCATCAAGAACCTCACCAAAGAAGAGTCTGTCCGCATGGCCGGAGAAAATCCCGACTTTCTCATTCAGGATCTCTTTGAAGCCATCGAGCGGAAAGACTATCCGACCTGGAATGTTTACGTGCAGGTCATGTCTCCCGAGCAGGCTGAAAACTACCGATGGAATATCTTCGATATGACCAAGGTGTGGCCGCATAGTGATTTTCCGCTGCGGCAGATTGGGACGATGAAGTTGAATCGGAAT CCCCGGAACTACTTCACCGACATTGAACAAGCCGCCTTCTCTCCATCGAATATGGTTCCTGGTGTTGCTCCATCCGCCGATCCTA TGCTCCAAGCGCGCATGTTCTCCTACCCCGACGCAGCACGCTACCGCGTCGGCACCAACTACCAACAACTTCCCACCAACGCAGCCAAAACCCAAGTGTATTGTCCCTATCAGCGCGACGGGCAAATGAATTTCTCCGACAACTACGGCGCTGATCCCAACTACGTCGGGTCATCTCTGAAGCCCATTAAATTCTACCAAGATGTGAAAGGACAAGCACCGCAGGCTGTTAGCACCCTCACAGAGCATGAGAAGTGGGTGGGCCAGGTGAGTAACTTTCAGTATGGGCTatatgaggatgatttcGTGCAAGCGAGGGGGCTGTGGAAGGTGAtcggaaaggaggagggccATCAGGAACGGTTCTTTGGGAATGTGGCGGTGCATTTGGGGCAGGTTTGGAGTGATAAGTTGAGAGGGAGGGTGTATG AGCTGTTTTCAATGGTGGATCCGGGGTTAGGCGAAGGGGTGAAGAAGGCtacggaggaggtggtgaggaagagggagagtaaAAAGTAG
- a CDS encoding transmembrane 9 family protein (BUSCO:EOG09261FH7;~COG:U;~EggNog:ENOG410PI2V;~InterPro:IPR004240;~PFAM:PF02990;~TransMembrane:9 (n12-19c24/25o305-326i403-430o436-456i477-497o503-525i556-581o593-618i630-654o666-695i);~go_component: GO:0016021 - integral component of membrane [Evidence IEA]), whose product MALSQFWRPRQWTLWLLFVSYAYAFYVPGYSVKRYNDDEHIPLLVNKIFSDNTQLQYAYFDLPFVCPPSGRSHGGSPFGSGQSVSLNLGEILRGDRIMTSDFELQMGKNVECQALCTQEVGRKDVKWGRQLIHEGYVAEWIADNLPGATSFVTVDRSRKYYATGFKLGFQEFSPIDGKPRYYINNHFTIVIRWRSAPEGGKVIVGFEIYPKSIRAADHLEGGCPQHVHETHEGLELYIPPDTSKLREMYPGSSYIPEEDGDIDDGATLKIPYTYSVYFKEENGVDWWNRWDLYFSNQDEGSTTHWLAILNSLTIAGVLGVAVYVIWSRTVQGDIKGRGDGAMEDGKLKVRKAKPERKGDGLLEQGADVERDADVSSDDEGLEDVSGWKLLHGDVFRVPQYSGLLAPLVGSGMQLLFMVSGLLLLSCLGVLNPSFRGGFVSVGMGLFVFAGLFSGYFSGRLYKTFGGTYWRKNTLITALFFPGLAFCLIFILNLFVWAQASSTAIPFGTLVSLLALWLLIQVPLVYAGSWYGYVRTAPWEHPTKTTSIARQIPPQPWYLHSISGTLLTGLGPFAVLFIELLFVFKNLWQDKSGYYYVFGFLSAVSSILMVTVSEVTIIATYSQLCAENYHWWWQSFLTGSSSAFWVFGYCVWYFIFHLHITGFVSSLLFFSYSFLACAVYGLLTGTVGFLTAYMFIRRIYSSVKVD is encoded by the exons ATGGCGTTGTCTCAATTTTGGCGTCCCCGTCAGTGGACGCTATGGCTTCTCTTTGTGTCTTATGCCTATGCGTTTTACGTTCCTG GCTACTCGGTCAAGCGCTACAATGACGATGAGCATATTCCCCTCCTTGTGAATAAGATCTTCTCCGACAACACACAACTCCAGTATGCCTACTTTGACCTGCCTTTCGTCTGTCCCCCTAGCGGAAGATCGCATGGTGGCTCCCCCTTCGGTTCTGGACAAAGCGTGTCTCTGAATCTGGGAGAGATCCTTCGCGGCGATCGCATCATGACCTCGGATTTCGAACTTCAGATGGGTAAAAACGTCGAATGCCAAGCGCTCTGCACACAGGAGGTCGGGCGCAAGGATGTCAAATGGGGTCGTCAACTCATCCACGAAGGTTATGTAGCGGAATGGATTGCCGACAATCTGCCTGGAGCGACAAGCTTTGTGACCGTTGACCGTAGTCGCAAATATTATGCTACTGGCTTTAAGCTGGGATTCCAGGAGTTTTCGCCCATCGACGGCAAGCCGCGTTACTACATCAACAATCACTTTACCATTGTCATCCGCTGGCGGTCGGCACCCGAGGGCGGAAAGGTTATTGTTGGATTCGAGATCTACCCGAAGAGCATTCGCGCCGCCGATCATCTGGAGGGCGGCTGCCCCCAACATGTCCACGAGACCCACGAGGGATTGGAGCTGTACATCCCCCCGGATACTTCCAAGCTGCGCGAAATGTACCCTGGATCATCGTACATtcccgaggaggatggcgacATTGACGACGGTGCCACCTTGAAGATCCCCTACACCTACTCTGTCTACTTCAAGGAAGAAAATGGAGTCGACTGGTGGAACCGGTGGGACTTGTACTTCAGCAACCAGGATGAGGGCTCTACGACGCATTGGCTTGCTATTCTCAACTCGTTGACCATCGCTGGTGTTCTTGGGGTTGCCGTGTATGTTATCTGGAGTCGCACGGTTCAAGGAGACATCAAGGGCCGTGGAGATGGGGCCATGGAGGATGGAAAACTCAAGGTCCGGAAAGCCAAGCCCGAGAGAAAGGGCGATGGACTTTTGGAGCAAGGAGCAGATGTCGAACGGGATGCGGATGTTTCATCTGATGACGAGGGTCTCGAAGATGTGAGTGGATGGAAACTCCTTCATGGTGATGTCTTCCGTGTGCCCCAGTACAGTGGACTGCTTGCACCCCTTGTCGGCTCCGGTATGCAGCTGCTCTTTATGGTGTCGGGACTTTTGCTACTCAGCTGCCTGGGTGTTTTGAACCCGAGTTTCCGTGGCGGTTTCGTCAGCGTTGGTATGGGTCTGTTCGTCTTCGCTGGTCTCTTCTCGGGTTACTTTTCGGGAAGGCTTTACAAGACCTTCGGCGGTACATATTGGCGCAAGAACACTCTCATA ACTGCGTTATTCTTCCCTGGACTCGCTTtctgcctcatcttcattctCAACCTCTTCGTGTGGGCGCAGGCCTCTAGCACTGCCATTCCTTTCGGCACGCTGGTGAGTCTTCTGGCTCTCTGGCTCCTCATCCAAGTGCCGTTGGTGTATGCCGGCAGCTGGTACGGATACGTGCGCACCGCGCCCTGGGAGCACCCGACCAAGACGACCTCCATTGCGCGTCAAATCCCGCCACAGCCATGGTATTTGCACAGCATCAGCGGGACTCTCTTGACCGGCCTGGGTCCATTCGCGGTGCTGTTCATTGAGCTTCTGTTTGTCTTCAAGAACCTGTGGCAGGACAAGAGCGGGTACTACTACGTGTTTGGCTTTTTGAGCGCCGTGTCGTCGATCCTGATGGTAACGGTCAGCGAAGTAACAATCATCGCAACCTACAGCCAACTCTGCGCGGAGAATTACCACTGGTGGTGGCAGAGCTTCCTCACGGGTAGCAGCAGCGCATTCTGGGTGTTTGGCTACTGCGTGTGGTACTTCATTTTCCACCTCCACATCACTGGCTTCGTATCGAGTCTGCTGTTCTTCAGCTACAGCTTCCTGGCGTGCGCCGTGTATGGTCTCCTGACGGGCACGGTTGGATTCCTGACGGCGTACATGTTCATCCGGCGGATCTACAG TTCCGTCAAAGTTGATTGA
- a CDS encoding nitrilase (COG:E;~EggNog:ENOG410PJXQ;~InterPro:IPR036526,IPR003010;~PFAM:PF00795;~go_process: GO:0006807 - nitrogen compound metabolic process [Evidence IEA]), whose protein sequence is MSPRKLTLAIAHPTITSTSPSQITQLAHSASSKGAHLLVIPSYATPSATTRNKSPRDQYLKLFNCAHDLSDPGSNPECHAEKKSKAREILEHLAQETKLFLIVGLLERACGNLYHTVVYIHPADGLVEKRRCFALTGAAKTYLSSGQPHTSPITINCKSGLEVKIGVGLCEENYHPLIRQELYTAGIQVYISLGGVSYLDGGDSDGGDETGLWESLLRTVAVEGRVFVLGSYTTSQPAHQHQLASPTRIPSWQFSPGAKKRSLSITAEGPHEIVWPEVRHADGGGAAAAMGPRRSVTAEGPHEIVWPGQSNADMSVDVDGEMSPGRVEQRHVHVGGSGSGSGREGPSGESGCGGAVWIVGPFGEILAGSRGGVSLDDDGLLVREVDLEDCIRGRWDRDLAG, encoded by the exons ATGTCCCCCAGAAAACTCACCCTCGCCATCGCCCACCCAACCATAACATCCACCTCGCCATCCCAAATCACCCAGCTCGCGCACTCTGCATCGTCAAAGGGCGCtcatctcctcgtcatcccgTCTTACGCGACACCATCTGCAACAACAAGAAATAAAAGCCCGAGAGATCAATATTTGAAGCTATTCAATTGCGCTCACGACCTATCCGACCCGGGAAGTAATCCCGAATGCCACGCCGAGAAGAAATCCAAAGCTAGAGAGATCCTGGAGCATCTCGCTCAGGAAACCAAACTGTTCCTGATCGTGGGGTTACTGGAGCGCGCGTGTGGGAATCTGTATCATACTGTGGTGTATATACATCCTGCGGATGGgttggtggagaagaggaggtgtTTTGCGCTG ACCGGCGCAGCAAAGACATACCTCTCTTCCGGACAACCGCATACATCTCCGATCACTATCAATTGCAAAAGTGGGCTCGAGGTGAAGATAGGTGTCGGCTTATGCGAGGAGAATTACCATCCGCTTATTCGGCAGGAACTCTATACAGCTGGTATTCAAGTCTACATCTCCCTCGGCGGTGTCTCCTATCTCGATGGCGGTGACAGCGATGGTGGCGATGAAACTGGCTTATGGGAGAGTTTACTGCGCACGGTAGCTGTCGAAGGAAGAGTATTCGTTCTAGGAAGTTACACTACTTCTCAGCCTgcgcatcaacatcaacttGCCTCTCCTACCCGTATCCCCAGCTGGCAATTCTCACCAGGCGCGAAGAAACGGTCCCTGTCTATTACAGCTGAAGGGCCACATGAGATTGTCTGGCCGGAGGTTCGGCATgccgatggtggtggtgcagctGCGGCTATGGGACCACGGAGGTCTGTGACGGCGGAGGGACCGCATGAGATTGTGTGGCCAGGACAGTCAAATGCCGATATgagtgtggatgtggatggggaaATGAGTCCCGGGAGAGTGGAGCAGAGACATGTTCATgttggtggtagtggtagtggtagtggaagggaagggccGTCGGGAGAAAGTGGGTGTGGAGGGGCAGTGTGGATAGTGGGTCCGTTTGGAGAGATTCTGGCGGGATCGAGGGGAGGAGTAtcgttggatgatgatgggttgttggtgagggaggtggatttGGAGGATTGTATCCGAGGGAGATGGGATCGGGATTTGGCGGGGTAG
- a CDS encoding sulfite oxidase (COG:C;~EggNog:ENOG410PIZW;~InterPro:IPR014756,IPR036374,IPR005066,IPR008335, IPR000572;~PFAM:PF00174,PF03404;~go_function: GO:0016491 - oxidoreductase activity [Evidence IEA];~go_function: GO:0030151 - molybdenum ion binding [Evidence IEA];~go_process: GO:0055114 - oxidation-reduction process [Evidence IEA]) — protein sequence MSTQTSTMTTLTAQMDTTNRPDEWKIEQGMAGHKLPILDQSGLDTVHIYPPKPTQRYKDEEAIEAVGDRNELFKREKEGWKGYVEWENYPDKKAKAHRILTSQTFDPCPDYMFGPIPDTNPVLTGEDFKQWHAALGGELASVADDSWRTVLREKHPDMLHLLQFPYNGEPPKRLVTSKVVTPNPLHFVRNHGGIPLIEKDKWSLQLDGLVKHPKNYTLEDLQDETRFPRMEKLVTMQCSGTRRIEQIALYGGQGDEVPQAPWAEGAIGTARYVGISLKKVIKDCGGLIAPAKHLELYGAETYIKDLEAMNYVVSVPWSKVKANEVILAWEMNGEPLPKIHGYPLRVVVLGYIGARSVKWLYWIKAIENPSRAPVQSREYLYFNQQVGKYNQRPTDGIQIQEMPVSSAIMSPWTKQVIVHDGKIRCKGWAYSGGGRWPERVELSADGGFSWYAVPQEKLSKKGRWTWRTWEMELPCDVEGWIEIVCRCWDNSLNTQPLNVRAAWNWGLHVTSSAHRISVYSVNKRHEATRRKIEKMEHLGIPLAPLTFYQPVPGQTQDEYEEFWRTHDPRDADD from the exons ATGTCCACCCAAACCAGCACCATGACGACCCTAACCGCCCAAATGGACACGACCAACCGACCCGACGAATGGAAGATCGAGCAAGGCATGGCAGGTCACAAACTGCCTATTCTCGATCAATCCGGTCTGGACACCGTGCACATCTACCCGCCGAAGCCGACGCAGCGGTATAAAGATGAGGAGGCGATCGAGGCAGTCGGGGATCGAAATGAGTTGTTtaagagggagaaggaggggtggaaggg ATACGTGGAATGGGAAAACTACCCCGATAAAAAAGCCAAAGCGCACCGcatcctcacctcccaaACCTTCGACCCCTGTCCGGATTACATGTTCGGTCCTATCCCCGACACCAACCCCGTGCTTACCGGCGAGGATTTCAAGCAATGGCACGCCGCGCTAGGCGGGGAACTTGCCTCCGTGGCTGATGATAGCTGGCGCACTGTGCTCCGGGAGAAACATCCGGATATGCTGCATCTGCTCCAGTTCCCGTATAACGGGGAGCCGCCGAAGCGGCTGGTGACGTCTAAAGTGGTCACGCCGAATCCGCTACACTTTGTGCGCAATCACGGAGGCATTCCCCTGATCGAGAAGGATAAGTGGAGTCTCCAGCTGGATGGACTGGTCAAGCATCCGAAGAACTATACATTGGAGGATCTGCAGGATGAGACGCGGTTCCCGCGGATGGAGAAGCTCGTGACGATGCAGTGTTCGGGAACGCGGCGGATCGAGCAGATTGCGCTGTATGGGGGCCAGGGCGATGAAGTGCCGCAGGCGCCGTGGGCGGAAGGGGCGATTGGGACGGCGCGGTACGTGGGGATTAGTTTGAAGAAGGTGATTAAGGATTGCGGGGGGTTGATTGCGCCCGCGAAGCATCTGGAGTTGTATGGTGCGGAGACGTACATCAAGGATCTGGAGGCGATGAATTACGTGGTGAGTGTGCCGTGGTCGAAGGTCAAGGCGAACGAGGTGATCCTTGCGTGGGAGATGAATGGGGAGCCGTTGCCCAAGATCCATGGGTATCCGTTGCGGGTCGTGGTACTGGGGTATATCGGAGCGCGCAGCGTCAAGTGGCTGTATTGGATCAAGGCGATTGAGAATCCGTCCCGAGCACCTGTGCAGAGCAGGGAGTATCTCTACTTCAACCAGCAGGTCGGGAAATATAACCAGCGTCCCACGGATGGGATCCAGATCCAGGAAATGCCGGTCAGTTCGGCGATCATGTCTCCCTGGACGAAGCAGGTGATTGTCCATGACGGGAAGATCCGGTGCAAGGGGTGGGCGTATTCCGGGGGTGGACGGTGGCCGGAGCGGGTGGAGTTGTCGGCGGATGGGGGGTTCAGTTGGTATGCGGTGCCGCAGGAGAAGTTgtcgaagaaggggaggtggaCGTGGCGGACGTGGGAGATGGAGTTGCCGTGTGATGTGGAGGGTTGGATTGAGATTGTCTGTCGGTGTTGGGATAATTCGTTGAATACCCAGCCGTTGAATGTGCGGGCCGCGTGGAATTGGGGCCTGCATGTGACGTCCTCGGCGCATCGCATTAGTGTGTATAGTGTCAACAAGAGGCATGAGGccacgaggaggaagattgagaagatggagCATCTGGGCATTCCTCTTGCCCCGTTGACGTTTTATCAGCCTGTGCCGGGGCAGACACAGGATGAGTATGAGGAGTTTTGGAGGACACATGATCCCAGGGATGCGGATGATTAG
- a CDS encoding putative choline sulfatase (COG:P;~EggNog:ENOG410PKN7;~InterPro:IPR025863,IPR017785,IPR017850,IPR024607, IPR000917;~PFAM:PF12411,PF01663,PF00884;~go_function: GO:0003824 - catalytic activity [Evidence IEA];~go_function: GO:0008484 - sulfuric ester hydrolase activity [Evidence IEA]), with translation MAEKKPNILYIMADQMAAPLLAFHDKDSPIKTPNLNKLAQEGVVFDSAYCNSPLCAPSRFVMVTGQLPSKIGAYDNASDLPADTPTYAHYLRREGYHTALAGKMHFCGPDQLHGYEQRLTSDIYPGDYGWSVNWDEPEIRPDWYHNMSSVMEAGPVVRTNQLDFDEEVIYKSTQYLYDHVRQRNDQPFCLTVSMTHPHDPYAMTKEFWDLYEDVDIPLPKQAAIPQDQQDPHSQRVLKCIDLWGKEMPEERIKAARRAYYAACTYVDTNVGKLLKVLDDCGVRDDTIIVFTGDHGDMLGERGLWYKMVWYENSSRVPFIVNAPKRFAPKRVKENVSTMDLLPTFAEMVGAPLVRELPLDGVSLMPYLTGEDGVKTNTVLGEYMAEGTQSPTVMIRRGRYKFVYSLVDPPMLFDLEADPQERVNLVAGLTEKPSFEAPKPVPVTQLNPAPLPTPGDSPRGSPMQRASFPFPTPPRTPSPGKSAYALPESREPAKLLAYFTEEVHARWDLEKIRDDVLRSQRRRRLVYSALIQGTPSIWDYEPRVDPSAQYVRNQGKGALDDVEMISRWPRVLQQAATAKGMNV, from the exons atggctgagaAGAAGCCTAACATCCTCTACATCATGGCCGACCAGATGGCGGCCCCCTTGTTGGCCTTCCACGACAAGGATTCCCCCATCAAGACCCCCAACTTGAACAAGTTGGCGCAGGAAGGTGTCGTTTTTGACTCCGCCTACTGCAACTCGCCGCTCTGCGCGCCCTCGCGCTTCGTCATGGTGACCGGTCAATTGCCCTCCAAGATCGGTGCCTACGACAACGCTTCCGATCTGCCTGCAGACACCCCCACCTACGCTCACTATCTGCGCCGTGAAGGCTATCATACCGCTTTGGCCGGTAAAATGCACTTTTGCGGTCCGGATCAGCTGCACGGATACGAGCAGCGCCTGACCAGCGACATCTATCCTGGCGATTACGGCTGGTCAGTGAATTGGGATGAGCCG GAAATCCGTCCCGACTGGTACCACAACATGTCTTCCGTCATGGAGGCGGGTCCCGTGGTGCGCACTAACCAGCTGGACTTTGATGAGGAGGTCATCTACAAGTCAACCCAGTACCTCTATGATCATGTGCGTCAGCGCAACGACCAGCCGTTCTGTCTGACCGTGTCCATGACTCATCCCCACGACCCTTATGCCATGACTAAGGAATTCTGGGATCTGTATGAGGACGTCGACATCCCGCTGCCTAAGCAGGCGGCTATCCCGCAGGACCAGCAGGATCCGCACTCGCAGCGTGTGCTCAAGTGCATTGACCTCTGGGGCAAGGAGATGCCCGAGGAGCGTATCAAGGCGGCCCGCCGCGCTTACTACGCTGCCTGCACGTACGTCGACACCAACGTGGGCAAGCTGCTCAAGGTGCTTGATGACTGCGGAGTCCGCGACGACACCATCATCGTGTTCACTGGCGACCACGGCGACATGCTAGGTGAGCGCGGTCTCTGGTACAAGATGGTCTGGTACGAGAACTCGTCGCGTGTCCCGTTCATTGTGAACGCGCCCAAGCGATTCGCACCCAAGCGGGTCAAGGAGAACGTCTCGACCATGGACCTGCTGCCGACGTTCGCAGAGATGGTGGGGGCACCGCTGGTGCGCGAGCTGCCGCTGGACGGCGTGTCGCTGATGCCCTACCTGACCGGCGAGGACGGCGTCAAGACCAACACGGTGCTGGGTGAGTACATGGCAGAAGGTACACAGTCGCCAACGGTGATGATCCGGCGCGGGCGCTACAAGTTCGTGTACTCGTTGGTTGACCCACCCATGTTGTTCGACTTGGAGGCCGACCCACAAGAGCGGGTCAACTTGGTGGCGGGGCTGACGGAGAAGCCGTCGTTTGAGGCTCCCAAGCCCGTGCCTGTCACACAGTTGAACCCTGCGCCGCTGCCCACGCCAGGCGATTCGCCTCGGGGTTCACCGATGCAGCGTGCGTCGTTCCCATTCCCCACACCCCCGCGCACCCCTAGCCCGGGCAAGTCGGCGTATGCCCTCCCGGAGAGCCGTGAGCCGGCCAAGCTGCTGGCGTACTTTACCGAGGAGGTGCACGCGCGGTGggatctggagaagatccgcGACGACGTGTTGCGGTCGCAGCGCCGCCGACGCCTCGTGTACTCTGCCCTGATCCAGGGCACTCCATCGATCTGGGACTACGAGCCGCGAGTGGACCCTAGTGCGCAATACGTGCGCAACCAGGGCAAGGGCGCGCTGGACGATGTGGAAATGATCTCTCGGTGGCCGCGGGTGTTGCAGCAGGCTGCGACCGCAAAGGGGATGAACGTTTAA